From a region of the Triticum aestivum cultivar Chinese Spring chromosome 7D, IWGSC CS RefSeq v2.1, whole genome shotgun sequence genome:
- the LOC123170904 gene encoding uncharacterized protein codes for MGSDDSGRGSIAFFGTYRPPVPLDIYSCPADPPPSSREDEQHLTDGVSYNQNGRSIPAAALKELLTFLGKKNPALAAECGATPDDAEKGRVTGLVFVSERDKGLETLHVALVRPKGEGGAVKVLSLGDVYGADTFGGSRMEDSGCIAGGFKVGARTVGHSLVYVSTKEPVTKRRTPWTVVYRTNLADGKTERLTPPGQYDVSPAVSPSGKMVAVANFRGNKWTGEIERLNTDIAIMNVDKAAQGGLRRRILIRDGGWPTWGSENVIFFHRGTGESPTNWAVFRYDIATKETVRVTPEAIDAMTPAAVSETRVAVATIRQKSRQAAMTTPREEAQYRHIEIFDVASPDRPVQISQKIRPKGDHYNPFVADGGSRIGYHRVRTDDLVIGNNLSAPTKSFDKMHSPHTDVGLFRVSGVFPTISKDGAKLAFVDNEFKAVWLADTQGLRVVYEKRGSNSVFSTAWNQNPNKDTLYVCVGPSFSAAKPLEIYAISNVSGPSAGRKVQRLTAGNFNNAFPSSNAQGDKFVFRSTRDGGKEKFHKNLYIMEDAEEGEFGQGTVTRLTNGPWTDTHCSWSPKGDWVVFSSTREMPASAPEMAFLDAGYFAVYLVKVSDPTVVVRVVQSSATLAGHVNHPIFSPDMRSIVFASDLAAVSNEPISMPVFLHSVRPYGDILSVDLRDTDDITKNKDIQEFHRITHSRYEYSTPTWTKFATDDPNEQWNMLAAKGSATFKPACPYMYPDGGEGWHMAGHLTIPKRCC; via the exons ATGGGGAGCGACGACAGCGGCCGTGGCAGCATCGCCTTCTTCGGGACCTACCGCCCGCCGGTGCCACTGGACATCTACTCCTGCCCGGCCGACCCGCCGCCGTCCTCGCGGGAGGACGAGCAGCACCTCACCGACGGCGTCTCCTACAACCAGAACGGCCGGTCCATCCCGGCGGCCGCGCTCAAGGAGCTCCTCACGTTCCTTGGCAAGAAGAACCCCGCGCTCGCCGCCGAGTGCGGCGCCACGCCGGACGACGCCGAGAAGGGCCGCGTCACCGGCCTCGTCTTCGTCTCCGAGAGGGACAAGGGGCTCGAGACGCTGCACGTGGCCCTTGTGCGCCCCAAAGGCGAAGGTGGTGCGGTGAAGGTGCTGAGCCTGGGCGACGTCTACGGCGCCGACACCTTCGGCGGCTCGCGGATGGAGGACAGCGGCTGCATCGCCGGCGGCTTCAAGGTGGGCGCTCGCACCGTTGGCCACTCGCTCGTGTACGTCTCCACCAAGGAGCCGGTGACGAAGCGCCGCACGCCCTGGACCGTGGTGTACAGGACCAACCTCGCCGACGGCAAGACCGAGCGCCTTACCCCGCCAGGCCAGTACGACGTGAGCCCGGCCGTGTCGCCGTCCGGCAAGATGGTGGCCGTGGCCAACTTCCGCGGGAACAAGTGGACCGGCGAGATCGAGCGCCTCAACACCGACATCGCCATCATGAACGTGGACAAGGCGGCGCAGGGCGGCCTGCGCCGCAGGATCCTCATCCGGGACGGCGGCTGGCCGACGTGGGGCAGCGAGAACGTCATATTCTTCCACCGTGGGACCGGGGAGTCCCCGACGAACTGGGCCGTGTTCCGGTACGACATCGCCACCAAGGAGACCGTGCGGGTGACGCCCGAGGCCATCGACGCCATGACTCCGGCGGCCGTCAGCGAGACCAGGGTGGCCGTGGCCACCATCCGCCAGAAGTCTAGGCAGGCCGCCATGACCACGCCGCGAGAGGAGGCGCAGTACCGCCACATCGAGATCTTCGACGTCGCGTCGCCGGACCGGCCCGTGCAGATCAGCCAGAAAATCAGGCCGAAAGGCGACCACTACAACCCTTTCGTGGCCGACGGCGGAAGCCGCATCGGCTACCATCGGGTCAGAACCGATGATCTCGTCATTGGG AATAATCTTTCCGCGCCTACGAAGAGCTTCGACAAGATGCACTCCCCTCACACAGATGTGGGGCTGTTCAGGGTGTCGGGTGTGTTCCCAACCATTTCCAAGGATGGCGCCAAGCTCGCCTTCGTCGACAACGAGTTCAAGGCCGTGTGGCTTGCCGACACCCAAGGCCTGCGAGTCGTCTACGag AAGCGGGGCTCCAACAGCGTCTTCTCAACGGCGTGGAACCAGAACCCTAACAAGGACACGTTGTACGTCTGCGTGGGGCCGTCCTTCTCCGCCGCCAAGCCGCTGGAAATCTACGCCATCTCCAACGTGTCCGGGCCGTCCGCCGGCCGGAAGGTGCAGCGCCTCACCGCCGGGAACTTCAACAACGCCTTCCCGTCGAGCAACGCGCAGGGGGACAAGTTCGTGTTCCGGTCCACGAGGGACGGCGGCAAGGAGAAGTTCCACAAGAACCTCTACATCATGGAGGACGCGGAGGAGGGGGAGTTCGGCCAGGGCACGGTGACGCGGCTCACCAACGGGCCGTGGACCGACACCCACTGCAGCTGGTCGCCCAAGGGGGACTGGGTCGTCTTCTCCTCTACCCGCGAGATGCCAGCCAGCGCGCCGGAGATGGCCTTCCTCGATGCGGGCTACTTCGCCGTGTACCTGGTGAAGGTTAGCGACCCCACGGTGGTGGTGCGGGTGGTACAGAGCTCGGCGACCCTCGCGGGACACGTGAACCACCCCATTTTCAGCCCGGACATGAGGAGCATCGTTTTCGCCTCCGACCTTGCCGCTGTCTCCAATGAGCCTATCTCCATGCCTGTCTTCCTTCACTCCGTTAGGCCCTACGGAGATATCCTCTCCGTCGACCTCCGCGACACCGATGATATCACCAAGAACAAGGACATCCAGGAGTTCCACCGCATCACGCATAGCCGCTACGAGTACTCCACTCCGACATGGACCAAGTTCGCCACCGACGACCCCAACGAGCAGTGGAACATGCTCGCCGCCAAGGGCAGCGCCACATTCAAGCCGGCGTGCCCCTACATGTACCCTGACGGAGGAGAGGGGTGGCACATGGCCGGCCACCTCACCATCCCAAAGAGATGCTGCTAG